The DNA sequence CCTGGTCTGGAGCCGGGCTGGGGGCTGTGACCCCGTGGGGTGCGAGGCACAGAGGACGCCTGCAGGCTGGCCTGGTAGAGCGAGTCCAGCTCCGACAGCTCCTCACTGGGCGAGGCAGCTATGGTGGCGGGGGAGAGGGCATTCTGGGAGTTGTAGTATCGGTTGACGTTCTCGGCCCAGCACTCCACGGGCATGCACGCTGCCGCTCGGGGCTCCGTGGCCGGGGAGGGCGAGCGGGGGACGTGCTGGGGGaccgcgccgccgccgccgccgccgccgccgtgggAGACTGGCGAGGCGTAGGGGACGTGGGACGGGTCAGCGTGAGCCGCGGTCCAGCCCGTCCCGTTGTGATTGGCCAGGAGAGTCGGGGAAGGCGGGATGAGGCCGTTGGGCTGGGGGGAAGAGCCGTGATTGGAGGGGCGTCGGCCGGTCAGCGTGGCCCCCCACTGGGCATCCTGGGGGCTCAGGTGGGCAGGGGAGGGGGTGCGGGCGCGCTGGGGGTGCAGGGGGGCTGGCGTCGGGGTGGGCACACCGGCGTGCCCGTTCCAGTACACAGGGGCGACCGGAGGCTTACTGGGCAGCACTGGCACCttggcaggaggaggaggaggaggactctcCCTTACGGCAGAGGGCACCGGCGGCGACAGGCCGTTAGACTGGTCACTCACACCGGCCGCACCTCTGCCGTCCCGCCTGGAGCCTTCGGTCAGCACATCCGCTGTGGGGCGCGCGCTGCAGTCTCCCGCGACCCCTTGTCGGTGTGGGccggagggggcaggggggtgcAGCAGAGGCCCCGTAGAGGGGTGGCGGGGGGCGTAAAGGTGGGGgcttttgggggtggggggcttggGCAACACATGAGGAGCAGGTGGGGGACCagtggggatggtggtggtgctggtgctggtggtggtggtggagtcctGCTGGACTagctcctcagcctcctctgGGGCCGCCGTCAGAAGAATTCGGATCGGGCCAGACTCTTCACTGTGgagtggcacagagagagagagagagagagagagagagagagagaaaatgggagagagagagagagagagagggggagagagagagagagagagagaggggagagagagagagagagagagagagagagagggggagagagagagggagagtgagaaaatgagagagagagatagagagagtgtgagaggcagagagagagaggttagaaGCAGTGATCAGGGGAGGGGAGCTACTCCCCACTGTCCCTAAAGCATCATGCAGAGATCAAACTAAGatagaagtggtgtgtgtgtgtgtgtgtgtgtgtgtgtgtgtgtgtgtgtgcgtgtgtgtgtgtgtgtggatgtttagaagtgagaaggagagaggatggtTCTGAGCGTTATCTTGGTTTAGATGATCAGAACACTGTGATGCCTTTGGGAGCCTGAGCCTTATTCTTttgatctggtgtgtgtgcgcgcgcatatgtgtgagcatgactgtgtatgtgtgtgtgcaagtgtgcgtgttaacgtgtgtgtgtgtgtgtatgcgtgtgtgtcccaCATAACAAAAACCCGACTACTTCAGAGCCCTGGCAGAGATGAACATTATGTCATTAGCCCCTTTCATGTTGCCCTGCGGCAGACTGCAGGTGCACACCTCAGCCCTgtgctagtcacacacacacacacacacacacacacatacacacagccctgtgctagtcactcactcacacactcacacacacacacacacacacacacacacacacagccctgtgctagtcacacacacacacacacacacacatacacacagccctgtgctagtcactcactcacacacacacacacacacagccctgtgctagtcacacacacacacacacacacacacacacacacacacaaacacacacagccatcagcaGTACCTGGGGGGCTGCTCCTGcggtctctccttctccttctcatcgtcctcctcctcttccccatgCTGTTGCctgtgctcctgctgctcctgctgatgctgatgctgctgctgctcctgcttctgctgctgctgttgcatgCGTTGCTGCAGGCCCCTCGCTCTCCTCATGCACTTTTGCTGCCGGGCTTCAGCCACTGTCCTGCTATGAGTGTTAGTGCCGCCCTCATGCATGGGAAGCCTGAGtttagctacacacacacaaaaacaacaacaaacaaacaaaaaaaaaaaacgcccaacacaaaacaaacaaacagaaaaagaaaaagcaaaaaacacaaataaacacaaatgcaaaaccaaaaaatatacaaaataaaggagtgggtgggtggggcggagggggaggagggaacGGATCCAGAAGCATTATGGGAGAGCATGCAAGAACAGAAAACGGGACGGAGAACGGTGACGAGAACTGAAGCGTGGCGCAGCGGGTGGGTGAGAGGGTGGAGTGGGTATGAACggttgagggtgggggtgggggggtacacACTGAGgatggggtggagagggagtcGGCCTCTACAGACTTCTGTCACAAATGCATGTCTGATTTAGATTATCAAAACAAACCATGGAGAAAAATTATAGTGGAgaaggcggcggcggtggtggtggtggtggaggtggtggtggtggaggtggtggagggtaACTGaccaacttaaaaaaaaaaataatggatTACGTTCAGCCATAGAACTTAAAGGAAAATAGCCGTTGGAACTACCTGGTGATGCTCATTAGTCTCTGCTATGTTAGGTTTAGGAGGGTGGATGGGGGGGTTTAGATTCTCTTTTGAAAGGTGATCCGGCTGAAGAAAGCTGGCCTATTCTGGTGACGTtgcagggagaggtggaggagtgaggtagaggaggagagaccgGGCTCATTCACtgggggggaagtgtgtgtgcgcataacAGTGTCAGCAGTGTCAAACCAGAGGAAATGCACtcgtacaacacacacacacacacacacacacacaatcacacgagcactctctctcacgcactgaCAGGTGCATCTGCATAAACAGTCACTctgacacccatacacacacacacacacacacacacacacacacacacacacacacaaacatatatggacacacacaacctcattcactctcacatacagacacacacgcattcacgcaCAGCAAAAAGCTTGTGGACTAAACACACAGCGTCCAAACTGACACCACACTGTTGTCACAGCCTCGTCAGGGATATCACAAGGGTTTCTATGGAGACGTGCCCGCCCTCCCTGCCAGCTTGGGAAGGTTGCCATAGAAACCAGTAAACACCCTCCCTTGCCTGTTCCATTTTCATTTGCAGAGGTGCCGAGCAGCTGACCCCGTTCACCATACTGAGCGCGCTCAGAGCGCCTCTGGCCTGTCACTGTTTGGACAGGCTGCATTGGGTCTGCTGTCATTACTCATTGTAATGAGAGAGCCCTGCTGCCCAGGCCTgtggcagggggagagagatatacGACGGCCCATAGACTGGTTTCTATGGACACCGTCCATTTACAAGTCTGGCTGGGGAGAGAAAGCATTTCTCTTAcacaaagagagggatagagagggatggagagagagagggagggagagagggaaagagagggagagatagagatgtgaggggggggggtatggaaAGACCAAATAACAACGGTGGTGTCAGCATGGACCACAGAAAGGTTAAaaccactcaacacacacacacacacacacacacacacacacacaggtaagcaCACACGCCCGACCCAAAAAAgtgcagatacacatacacacacaatcatgaaatacaggcacacgcacacacacacacatacacacacacacacacacgtgtgatggtggtagtagtagcagcagcaggctgATGAAGGAGGCTGACTGAGGGCTACTTACACACGGCTTCGTTAACTACAGAGAGCGCGGCGGCCACCTCGCCGGCCTGCTCTAAGCGCAGAGACTGCTCTAAGAGGGCGTCCGCGTCCGACACGCACCGCTCAAAGCCGTCCCCTTTCCCTGCAGGGCACACAAGCAAGGCACACCGCTtgagagcgtgtgtatgtgtgtgtgtgtgcgcggcccgcacaaacacacacgcacacacaagtcaCAGCCCACCCGCCACCAAATCGCCGCAAGAATAAGCCAACGTTTATGCATGCTTATGCCTATAcccctcacagtcacacacacacaagcacagatagAAGAACACAAATCTTACTCCATCCCCATctatgcacaaaaacacacaggaaAGCTTATAGAAAGGGCTTAGAAACTCAGAAGCTTAGATAAACACTGCAGAGAGCAGGCACtcagcccccccaccaccccccatgtGTAATGCAACAGTGGGTTTCGCTCCCCGGCACTGGGCTGTAAGCCCCAGACAGTAGCTGAGTTTCCCATTTTAAAGCACATTTTGAAATGAGAATAAGAATTAAGAATATATTTAAATTTATACTTATTTAATAAGAATAATTATTATTAAGGAtaaaattcaaataagaaatCGTGTTCGGAAACACTTGAAAGGTGCATATAATcttcgaaagaaatctagatcTGTCACAGGAGGACGATTAAGTCTTGATTCACTACAAAGTATAACGCGATTCAAGTTGATGGAAACATTTGCCATTTGCATTTGCTTCATTTctacctacagtaatttcccacatataagccgcattgtgtataagccgcaggacagtgttttatgcaagttgaaagaaacaaaaccatattaacaccatattaaatgcacccctgtattaacctcatagctgaagaaatttagcaaaatcaatgtataggccgcggctaatagtcgggaaattacggtacacttCTCAGTAACCGTTGCCCTGACAACCCTACGTTTTGATCGCACAACTGTTCACTCTATCTTTGAGTAGGAAAATGGCCATTTTCGCAGTGGATGGAAATGCATGCGACATAGACATTTCCTTCTTCCGAATTTTccttaatgaataaaaataAGCCGATAGGCTGCGTGGAAACCCAGCTAGTGCTGCCGTGTTGGCATGGGCCTGGGCAGCCCCGGCCCGTGTCCTTACCCTGGCTCTGCAGCTGGTCCAGGTCCATGAACTTGCTGGGTCGGGGGTTGAAGCCCATGGCCGCCTCGCGCTCCTTCTCCCGCCGacgctgctgctcctgctcgcACGCCCGCCGCGCCACCTCCTCCTGGAGCTCGTCCAGCTCGCTGCGGCCCTCAGACGGACctggacacgcacgcacacacgcacacacgcgcacacgcgcacacgcgcacacgcgcacacacgcacacacgcacacacgcacacacacacacacacaaacacacaaatacaaagtgAGATCAGATCaatgtatacacacaaatatttatAGACACAAaagacatgaacacaaacacattcaataAAGCCTTTCCCCTATTCATAGAATTCCTCTATTCTTAGAattcctctattctcctctatACTTGGAAAACCCTCAAAATTATGAGGGGGAAAGCCACATATATatttgtacacaaacacacacacaaatcaaatcaccagcacaaacaaatgcattgtAGTACATTGCAATACAAAATTCACTACAGTATCTTTGGACTGATCAATGTGGGCAGTCAGGAGCCACGCAAgctccaaatacacacacacacacacacacacacacacacacacacacacacacacacacacacacacacacacacacacacacacacacacacacacacacacacacacacacacacacacacacacacacacacacacacacacacacactcaaaagtaTGCGTATGCATAAACATCCATGCAGACGCGTTTGTGAAACGCCTGCGCACAGGCTACCATGCTTTTCCTCTTTTCCTGGAAAATGACCATTTGTTCCCTCATGTTGTGCCAGAATCAGACCAGGCAGACATTACAAACCCATCCGGGAGCAGGATGCACACGTACATCAGCACACTtgggtgggcacacacacacacacacacacacacacacacacagagggagtgcATGGCTTCGCACATAAATCATTACTTTATATCCACACACTGTAACAACAAGATAAGCGAGGTTATGGGATTTGCTCACTCTTTTACAgaggtaaacacaaacacaccaccacccacccgcacacacacacacacacacaccgaacataAACAATCTGATTAATGCGATGTAGACACAGCACTTATCCAGTTTAGCTACACGGCCATAAGCACACAGCCGGAGTGCGCGCTCTCTCTTACCCTGGCTGCCCTGAGCGCTGCCCCTACTGGCCGCCTGGGCGTCCTGCAGCAGGGCACTGCTGCTCTTGGACTTGGGCACGCTCCGCCATGACGGACCCACGTTCGGGGCGGCTGGCTTCTTCAAACCCCCATCCctgagacaggcaggcaggcaggcagacgcacagacagacaaagtgaACGATGTTATCCATGCCGAACCAGCGTGTTGTTGTTGAAAACATTTAACGTTGTTATGTGTAAATAGAGTGTTGGGCAGAACATGTGCAGTACAGCATGGGCTCCATTAcacaagggagtgtgtgtgctggtaggATGGTGTGATTATGTGCATTTGTATGCGAGTCTaagttacctgtgtgtgtgtgtgtgcgcgcgcgcatgtatgcataggtgtgtatgtatgtgtgtgtgcgtgtgtgtgtgtgtatgcgtgtgagcgtgtgtgtgtatgtatgtatgtatgtatgtgctacctgtgtgtgcgtgagttgcTGTGGCTGTCCCCGATGGGTATGTCCAGGCTGACGGGGCTGTTGCTGTTCCTCTCGCTGCTCTCGTAGCCGCTCTCCATCCTCTGGATGAgcctgggctgctgctgctgctgctggtctccCCCGTGAGAGCGCAGGGCCGCCGGGAGCGTCGCCGAGCCACCACCGCACCGGAACGCCGGACCATCTGTCGTCAtggccgctgccgccgccaagTCTCTTGTTGTCGGCGACGCCGTGGGTGCTACtgtcgccgccgccgctgcagtCGCAGTCGGGTCCGGCTGGGCTGCGGGGGGGCCTCCGTCCTCGGCGAGCGGCCCGGCGTTCAGGGGGCTGTAGCCGGCCTGCCGCCGGCCGCCGCGGTTGAAGATGCTGTCGATGTTGAGGGCCTCGCGCCGGGGCCTCCACGCCGGCCGGTAGCGGCCGCCGGACACGGAGCTGGACTTGGACTCGCTGCTGGTGCTGTCCGCCTCCCAGTCGCACGCCGGGGCCCCCGGCTCTGAgccgcctccgcctccgccacccccgccgctgctgccgccgccgccaccgccggtggaggaggaggaggaggggatgaaggaggtggaggaggagagcgggcGGCTGTGGATGATGTTGCTCATGGTCTCTTTAAAGTCCCGCAGGCGGCTGCCCGATGAGGGCTTGGGTGCAGTCCGTGGGGCCTGCTGCTCCTTTAAAGTCtcacctacagagagagagagagagagagagagagagagagagagagagagagagagagagagagagagagagagggggagagggagaaagaaagagagagggagagatagaaagacagacagatagatagatagagatagagagagagagagggggggagagaagaaagagagagatgtatagGAGATGGTGAGGATCCCCTGTGGTGGCTGCATGTCACTTCCATTCCTATGACTCAGATATCACACcggaggaggggaaagggagtGAAAGCTGGAGTGAAAACATCGGGAAGGAAGCTGGACTACTAGATAGGAAGCCAGGATACGGCGCCTTTAAATCCTAAGACACTGCCTCTGAACAGGAAGAGCTCAGGCACTCCATTTAAATACCATGCCGACTACACAGCACCTCCCCAGGGGCTTCCTGCATGCAAACTCATCAAGATTAACCAGACACCAAGTGGACCGGCTACCCCAGTATCTGCTGTGCCTCTGCATCCTCTCACTGTTAGACATTCACTCAACATTCATCTTCCTTCTTCTAACTGCTTTGTATAGCTTTACATAAGGGTACAGTACAAGACAGCACAGTGCACTGTAACGATAGGCATTAGTCATGCAAGCTATTAGTATTAAGGCATACCCGTAAtatcccgactattagccgcggcttatacattgattttgcaaaatttcttcagctatgaggttaatacaggggggcagttaatatggttctaatatggttttctttcttttaacttgcataaaacactgtcccgtggcttatacacaatgcggcttatatgcgggaaattactgtactaaaTTAACACAGCAACATATCTGGTAGAATAAATGACACGGTAAACATAAAGACTGTTGGTGAAACAGGACATTTCCTGAAAATCATCTCGGTGCATCTGTCTTTCTTCTATGCGATTTGATTGGCGGCTGGTCAGTCCTACCCTCGCTGTGGTAGCCGGCTGAAGACGCCTCGTCTGTTCGGGACCCTCGGCTGCGCTCCTCGAAGCGGCGTGGGCGGCTGGCGCTCCTCTTCCTGTCGGTAGTCCCGCCCTTCCTGTCCGCTGGGCCGGACTTCCTGAGTGTGTGGCGGGACAGAGGCTCGCTGTCCGTCACTGGGCCTGGAGGGCAGCGCAAAGACCGCGTTATCACTTCAGGGAAATCAGCGCGCTCGCAGGTGTGCCGTTATCACTCAGGTATTGACACCTGCATTTACATAGACCATCAGTGCATGGACTACGTATTtacggtatacacacacacacacacacacacacaccctgtctacTGTAAGTTTGTTCTGCTTTGATGTGACTGATGCGGTTGAGTGGTGATGGCTTCCCTTCATGTCTTGATTCCAGCCATGCCCTAACTGACCTCACTTTCCTCTCAATTCCATCTGATTTGTACAAAGATTGGAAGATCCAGAGGGCtgacataaaacaaaaacaaaaaaagggggaggggggggggtacgaGCATTTCCTTTCTTGAGCTTCAATTTTCCTCAATTGCCGTGGAGAGCGAGTGAGACGGGAGACAGAAGCCGCACCATGAATGCCCCCCGGCCCTGCGCTCGTGACCGGCCTCTCTCTGCGTCCGCGCCGTCTGCACGAGGAGGCCTGTGTGATAAGCTCCGCCGCAGACAGCCTCGGAGGGCTCGAGATGTCAGTGGAACGAGCGGCGCTGCCAAGAAAGCCAGCGCTGCAGGAACTCATCAGTTCCACGCTTGTTGGCTGGCCAGGCTTGTTCATTTGCACgccaaggctttttttttttagggtgggggtgaggggtgggggtagggggagggggggggtgtttagCAACCCCAAGTCAAAAGAGACTGCTAGACCACTGTGAGTGCCGAGGAACTATATTTGTTACGCCGAGTTTGTCAAGTCCATTTAAGACGCCTCTCTAAAAACGTCATGCAGAGAGGCAGTTGCTGCTCCCACCAGGCTGTTCTGGTGTATCAGTCAATAGAGGAACACAAGCAGCTCTTGACTCAGTTTAGAACGGCACTGTGGGCTAGGGCCAGCAGACACACATCTGTCTTGAGAGAATGCCATGCTACTGTTAAACCAGCAGGCAGCCGCTGAACAGAAAAACAACACGGATGCCGAATGCATGAGCGCAAACAAATGTTTCGGCAAACTTTTCCATTTGTGAGTTTGACAGTCTGTAGGTGGATGTAGGCGAGCGTGCGGAGGCGGGCGGCAGGCTGTGCAGGCTTGTTTATGAGAGTTATTTCCAGGATTGTTTAAGAGGCTGCATAAGATGTCTGTGTGGGCggactctgtgtgcgtgtgtgtatgtgtatgtgtgtgcgtgtggtagtctaccgaggtgtgtgtgtgtgtgcgtctgtgtgcgtgggTGGTAGTCTAccgaggtgtatgtgtgtgtgtgtgtgtgtgtgtgtgtgtgtgtggtagcctaccgaggtgtgtgtgtgtgtgtgtgtgtgtgtgggggggtggggggggttgtagtCTACCgaggtgtgtcggtgtgtgtgtggtagtctacc is a window from the Sardina pilchardus chromosome 18, fSarPil1.1, whole genome shotgun sequence genome containing:
- the usp54a gene encoding inactive ubiquitin carboxyl-terminal hydrolase 54a; the protein is MSWKRNYFASGSSGLQGIFTPRTMTSIAPSKGLINEPGQNSCFLNSALQVLWHLDIFRRSFRQLTTHKCMEDSCIFCALKSIFAQFQFSSEKVLPSDALRSALAKTFQDEQRFQLGIMDDAAECFENILMRIHFHIANESKEDICTAKHCIPHQKFAMTLFEQCVCSSCGASSDPLSFIQMVHYISTTSLCNQAVRMLECREKPTPDMFGELLRNASTMGDLRNCPGNCGEKLRIRRVLMNSPEIITIGLVWDSDHSDLAEDVIHSLGTILRLGDLFYRVTEEKARQAELYLVGMVCYYGKHYSTFFFQTKIRKWMYFDDAHVKEIGPKWKDVVSRCIKGHYQPLLLLYADPRGTPVAAQDHPSRLDLHYLNKSYYDSEDSGREPSISSDTRTDSSTDSYSYMHSHSHHESMASHFSSDSQGTVICNPDNDAASHSSLETTGPVTDSEPLSRHTLRKSGPADRKGGTTDRKRSASRPRRFEERSRGSRTDEASSAGYHSEGETLKEQQAPRTAPKPSSGSRLRDFKETMSNIIHSRPLSSSTSFIPSSSSSTGGGGGGSSGGGGGGGGGSEPGAPACDWEADSTSSESKSSSVSGGRYRPAWRPRREALNIDSIFNRGGRRQAGYSPLNAGPLAEDGGPPAAQPDPTATAAAAATVAPTASPTTRDLAAAAAMTTDGPAFRCGGGSATLPAALRSHGGDQQQQQQPRLIQRMESGYESSERNSNSPVSLDIPIGDSHSNSRTHRDGGLKKPAAPNVGPSWRSVPKSKSSSALLQDAQAASRGSAQGSQGPSEGRSELDELQEEVARRACEQEQQRRREKEREAAMGFNPRPSKFMDLDQLQSQGKGDGFERCVSDADALLEQSLRLEQAGEVAAALSVVNEAVSKLRLPMHEGGTNTHSRTVAEARQQKCMRRARGLQQRMQQQQQKQEQQQHQHQQEQQEHRQQHGEEEEDDEKEKERPQEQPPSEESGPIRILLTAAPEEAEELVQQDSTTTTSTSTTTIPTGPPPAPHVLPKPPTPKSPHLYAPRHPSTGPLLHPPAPSGPHRQGVAGDCSARPTADVLTEGSRRDGRGAAGVSDQSNGLSPPVPSAVRESPPPPPPAKVPVLPSKPPVAPVYWNGHAGVPTPTPAPLHPQRARTPSPAHLSPQDAQWGATLTGRRPSNHGSSPQPNGLIPPSPTLLANHNGTGWTAAHADPSHVPYASPVSHGGGGGGGGAVPQHVPRSPSPATEPRAAACMPVECWAENVNRYYNSQNALSPATIAASPSEELSELDSLYQASLQASSVPRTPRGHSPQPGSRPGSAARKLLYGGTLGRSKTPTAEIERNAYRTPGYISAPEAPTKPVQPVQPARAVECDRVGVCDDASYSAENLRRVARSLSGTVIGGRPELLSSSRSFESSVTRMPKHADARVISRHLSNSLHFASSPTSPHSPSFLSTTPQHLYPHPHAPPTHPTQQLPRGLTGDHPKVNPFLAVFDRSEALQRDPYHNVAMSYGTLPRAPRRAQPAPARQWSQLDSGYATLAHPRRSAPQDRPAEAPYRQPMLAQPGRISVPPPPPSAPQHHDPRGPHTQAPPQPLRLDVPPEGDWRTAGYQTATLGRNTQQQQQQQQQPFVRTDSRMRLTRSPSVGSPLCALCHRAPAEPMGGYCRSCGAHMARFRTTS